CTGTGTGCGCTGCTGATCGAGAAGTTCTGCGACCCCGCGCTGGTGAGCGAGGTCGAGGCTCGTAAGCGGCTCGTCCGCGAGCAACAAGAGTGGGTCGGATGCCGTGGCCTGAGCAACCCGCAGGCGCTGCTGCTCTCCGCCCGAGAGTGCCCCCATCGGCTGGTCGGCGTAGGCGGTTGCCCCTACGGCGGCGATCGCGGCATCCGCTCGACGGCGGTCGGTCGACGACGTGAAGGGCAGCCCGAACCGGTGCCCGTTGATGCCGAGCGTCACGAGGTCTCGCCCGCGTAGTGGCGTGCCGGGTGCGATGAGCCGCTGCTGCGGGATGTACCCGATGCGACGATCACCGCGGTGCACGGGCTGGCCGCCGAGCTCGATGGTGCCCGAGTCGAGCTTCTGCTGCCCGAGGATCGCGCGAAGGAGACTCGTCTTGCCGGAGCCGTTCGCACCGAGCACGGCGACGAACTCACCCGGCTGTACGTCGAGATCGAGGGAACGCCAGAGGGTGCGCTCGCCGAAGCTGAGCGCACCCTGACGGATGGTGAGGACGGTCACTAGGTCAGCTGGGTCCTGATCTCACCGAGGTTGTAGCGCTGCATCCACGTGATGTAGTCGAGGCCGCTCGGCAAGGTCTCGGTGAACGAGATGACCGGGATGTCGGCGGCATCCGCGGCCTCTTCCACGCGCTCGGTCTCGGGGCTCTCGGTCTGCTCGTTGTAGCCGAGCATCACCACCGAGCCCGAGGAAATGAGGTCGAGGGTCTCCTGGAGTGCGAGGGGTGGAACATCCGCCCCCTCCTCGATCGCCTCGGTGAAGTCCGGCGGCGTGAGGTTGACGAGACCGACCGCGTCGAGGAGGTAGCCGGGCACGGGTTCGGTCATCGCGGCACCCTTGCCGGCGAGGCTCTCGGCGAGGACGTCCGCCTCAGCCTGGAGTTCGTTGAGCTTGCCGATGAACGTGTCCGCGTTACTCGTGTACGTGGCTGCGTTGTCCGGGTCGATTTCCCCGAGTTCGTGCGCGATCTCGGTCGTGAGGTTCACCATGGCGGGGAACGAGTACCAGACGTGCTCGTTGAACCCCTCGATGTGGTCGTGGCCGTCGTCCTCGGCGTGCTCCTCCTCCGCGTGATCATCCTCGGTGTGGTCGTCATCCGCGTGATCGTCGCCGAGCAGGCCGGACAGCTCAACGGCATTGAGCACGGGTGCGGTGGTGTCGGAGCCGGAGATGAGCTGCTCCATGAAGGGGTCGTAGCCTCCTCCGTTGAGAATCACGAGGTCTGCCTCGGAGACGAGGAGTTGGTCTCGCGCGGACGCCTCGAAGCTGTGGGGGTCCTGGTCATCGCGGGAGATGATGTTCGACACCTCGATGAGGTCGCCACCGACGGCGGAAGCGATGTTGCCGTACACGTTGGTGGAGGCCACAACCGCGGGTCCGTCAGACTCGGGCGCGGCGTCGGGGGTCGGGCTTGCCGCGCATCCGGCGAGCGCGAGGGCGGTAACGGCGATGACGCCGAGGGGAAGTCTCTTCATGATGGCTTTCTAGCGCGAACGGTAATGAGATTCGTTATCAACACCGTAACACAGCTCATTCACGCCGGCGACCTCCGGGGGGCGACCGCGCGCCGCAGGGGGCGGCGGCGCGCCAGATCTGTCGCTGCCGCAGGGGCGGCGCGCCGTCAGCTCAGTCCAGGAGGAGGGCGGGCTCTTCGAGCACCGAGGCAACGTCGGCGACAAAACGGCTCACGACGTCGCCGTCCACCACACGGTGGTCGAAGCTGCCACCGAGGGTTGTGACGAACCGCGGCCGCACCTCGCCGTCGACAACCCACGGCTTCTGTTTGATCGTGCCGAGCACGAGGATGCCCACCTCGCCCGGGTTCAGGATCGGGGTACCCGTATCCATGCCAAACGAACCAAGGTTCGTGATCGTGAACGTTCCGCCGGCCATATCCGCGGGCGACGACTTGCCGTCGCGTGCGGTGATGGTGAGCTGCTCGAGCGACTGAGCGAGTTCCTTGAGGGAGAGCTGGTGCGCGTCCTTGATGTTTGGCACAACGAGTCCGCGCGGGGTCGCCGCGGCGATACCGAGGTTCACGTAGTGATGGACCGTGATCTCCTTGTCGGTGAACGTCGAGTTCACGGACGGGTTGCGGCGGATGGCCCAGATCGCGGCCTTCGCGGCGATGAGCAGCGGGGACACGCGGATGCCAGCGAAGTCGGGTGAGGACTTCAAGCGCTTCACGAATTCCATCGTGCGCGTGGCATCCACATCGACGAAGACACTCACGTGCGGTGCGGTGAACGCACTCTTGGCCATCGCGGTGGCGATCGCCTTACGCACACCCTTGACCGGGATGACCTCTTCGCGCTCGGCACCCCACTCGGGCGTCTCGATGTTGCGGAACACACTCGCCTGCGACGCGTGACGAATCACGTCGTCGCGGGTGATCTCGCCGACGAGTCCCGTGCCCGTGATCGTCGTGAGGTCGACACCGAGATCCTTGGCGAGCTTACGAATCGGAGGCTTGGCGATGACGGCGGATGCCGCGGCCGCTGGCACACTCGCGGGCAGCGCTGCTGGTGGCACCGGGGCCGTCTGGCCTCCGCCACCTCGTTTTCTCCTCGAGGCACCGTGGCCACCGGAACCGTAGCCGACAAGCACCGCGGTCTTCTCCGCGGGTGCGTCCTCAGCCGGTGCGGGTGGTGCTGCGTGCGCGGCCGCCGCCTGGGCGACCTCGGTGGTGGCGGACGGTTCGCGCGGAACGGGCGGCGAGGCATCCCCGGACACGGTGATGATGGGGGTTCCGACCTCGACGGTCTGGCCCTCTTCGACGAGCAGTGCGGAGACCGTTCCCGCGAAGGGTGACGGCAATTCGACGAGCGACTTGGCGGTCTCGATTTCGACGAGCACCTGGTTGACGGTCACCTCGTCGCCGGCCTTGACCTTCCACGCGACGATCTCCGCCTCTGTAAGGCCTTCCCCGACATCGGGCAGCAAGAACTCTGACATTCGGTTCGCTCCTTTAGTAGGCCATGGCCCGGTCGACGGCTTCGAGCACACGGTCGACGTCGGGCAGGTAGACCGTTTCGAGCTTGGCGGGCGGGAAGGGCGTATCGAAGCCGGCCACACGCAGCACGGGCGCCTCGAGGTTGTAGAAGCAGCGTTCGGCGATGGTGGCCGCGATCTCGGAACCGACCGAGACGAAGCCGGGTGCCTCCTGCGCGACGACGAGCCGCCCGGTCTTCTGCACGGATGCGATGAGCGGCGCGTAGTCGATGGGCGAGATGGAGCGGAGGTCGACGACCTCGACACTCGTGCCTTCTTCTGCCGCGACATCCGCCGCCTGAAGGAGGAGCGAGACTGTCGGGCCGTACCCGACGACGGTGACCTCGCTGCCTTCGCGCACAACTCGGCTCGAATGGAGGGGGATGCCGGCGGACCCGAGGTCCACTTCACCCTTCGGCCAGTAGCGGCTCTTCGGCTCGAAGAACAGCACGGGATCGTTGGAGGCGATGGCCTCCTGGATCATCCAGTACGCGTCGTGCGGGCTGCCGGGGCTCACCACCCGAAGGCCGGGGGTGTGTGCGAAGTACGCCTCCGGGCTTTCCTGGTGGTGCTCGACGGCACCGATGTGCCCGCCGTAGGGAACCCGGATCACGACGGGGAAGCTCTGGCTGCCCTCGTGACGGTAGGTGAGCTTCGCGAGCTGGGAGGTGATCTGGTCGAAGCCGGGGAAGATGAACCCGTCGAACTGGATCTCGCACACCGGGCGGTAGCCGCGCATGGCCATGCCGATGGCCGTACCGACGATGCCCGACTCCGCGAGAGGGGTGTCGAGCACGCGCTTGTCACCGAACTTCGCTTTGAGGCCCTCGGTCACACGGAACACGCCGCCGAGCTCACCGATGTCCTCCCCCATGAGGATGACGTGGGGGTCGTCGGCCATGGCCTTCTCGAGCCCGAGGTTCAGGGCCTTGGCCATGGTCAGAGTTTCGACGCTCACTCGCCGCCCTCCTCGAAGGATGCTTCGTACTGTTCCAACCAGCGCGACTGGGCGTCCATGACGGGGTGCGGGTCGCTGTACACGTTCTCGAAGATCTTGGCGTTCCCGGGTGTGCCGAGCTCGGTCGTGCGGCGGCGCGCGTCGGCGGCGAGGTCCTCGCCCTCCTGGGCGACATCGGCGAAGAACGCCTCACCCTCGCCGCGCGAGCGCAGGTAGAGCTCGTACCGCGAGATCGGGTCGTTGGCCACCCAGAACTCGAGTTCCTTCTCGTCCCGGTACTTCGTCGGGTCGTCGCTCGTCGTGTGCGCACCGATGCGGTAGGTGAGCGCCTCGATGAAGCGCGGCCCCTCTCCCGCTCGAGCGGCGTCGAGGGATGCCCGGGTCACCGCGTAGCTCGCGAGCACATCGTTGCCGTCGACCTGGTAGCCGGGGATACCGAACCCCGAGGAGCGCAGGTACAGCGGCGAGCGCGACTGGCGCTCGACGGGCACCGAAATGGCCCAGCGGTTGTTCTGCAGGAAAAACACCTGCGGCGTCTGGTAGCTCGCCGCGAACACGAGCGCCTCGCTCACGTCACCCTGACTCGACGCGCCATCACCAAAGTAGACGACGACCGCTTCATCCTTCTCCGGGTCGCCCGTAGCGGTCGCGCCGTCGAACTGGATGCCCATCGCGTAGCCCGTGGCGTGCAGCGACTGCGAGCCGATGACCAGTGTGTAGAGGTGGAAGTTGCCGTGATCCTTCGGATCCCAGCCGCCGTGGCTGAGTCCGCGGAGAAGCTCGATGATGCGCATGGGGTCGACACCCCGGATGCGCGCGACAACGTGCTCGCGGTAGGCCGGAAAGATGTGGTCCTGGGCGCGGGCAGCGTAGCCGGAACCCACCTGAGCACCCTCCTGGCCGATGCTCGGGATCCAGAGGGCGAGTTGACCCTGCCGCTGCAGGTTGCCGGCCTCGACATCGAAGCGACGGATGACCGCCATCTGGCGATAGAAATTCTGCAGCTGTTCATCGCTCAGCTGCTCGATGAGGGGAAGGTACTGCTCGGTCACATCGTTCTTGACGATGGTGCCTTCCGCGGACAGGAGTTGGATCGTCGCCGGGGTGTAGGCCATTGCTCTAACCTAACCCGCTGCCGGAACCGTCAGTTCGTTGCATAGAGACAACCTCTTCGGCAGCCTTTAGGAGATTCGCCACAGCCTCGTCCTCCCCGATCGTGACGCGGACCCCCCCACCCAGGGGACGCACAATGATACCGTGCCGCTCAAAAGCGCCGACCGCGTCCATGGTGTGCTCCCCCGTCTCGAGCCACACGAAGTTGCCTTGCGGGGCCGGGATGCTCCACCCCTGAGCGGTGAGACCTGCAACCACTTCGTCGCGAAGAGCAGCCAGCCGCGCCA
This genomic window from Antiquaquibacter oligotrophicus contains:
- a CDS encoding metal ABC transporter ATP-binding protein; amino-acid sequence: MTVLTIRQGALSFGERTLWRSLDLDVQPGEFVAVLGANGSGKTSLLRAILGQQKLDSGTIELGGQPVHRGDRRIGYIPQQRLIAPGTPLRGRDLVTLGINGHRFGLPFTSSTDRRRADAAIAAVGATAYADQPMGALSGGEQQRLRVAQATASDPLLLLADEPLTSLDLAHQRGVAELLDQQRTQTSTAVIFVTHDINPVLSMVDRVLYLAQGRFTVGTPDEVLRSEVLSSLYGTDVEVFRRGGRVFVAGAAEAGHH
- a CDS encoding metal ABC transporter solute-binding protein, Zn/Mn family — protein: MKRLPLGVIAVTALALAGCAASPTPDAAPESDGPAVVASTNVYGNIASAVGGDLIEVSNIISRDDQDPHSFEASARDQLLVSEADLVILNGGGYDPFMEQLISGSDTTAPVLNAVELSGLLGDDHADDDHTEDDHAEEEHAEDDGHDHIEGFNEHVWYSFPAMVNLTTEIAHELGEIDPDNAATYTSNADTFIGKLNELQAEADVLAESLAGKGAAMTEPVPGYLLDAVGLVNLTPPDFTEAIEEGADVPPLALQETLDLISSGSVVMLGYNEQTESPETERVEEAADAADIPVISFTETLPSGLDYITWMQRYNLGEIRTQLT
- a CDS encoding dihydrolipoamide acetyltransferase family protein, whose protein sequence is MSEFLLPDVGEGLTEAEIVAWKVKAGDEVTVNQVLVEIETAKSLVELPSPFAGTVSALLVEEGQTVEVGTPIITVSGDASPPVPREPSATTEVAQAAAAHAAPPAPAEDAPAEKTAVLVGYGSGGHGASRRKRGGGGQTAPVPPAALPASVPAAAASAVIAKPPIRKLAKDLGVDLTTITGTGLVGEITRDDVIRHASQASVFRNIETPEWGAEREEVIPVKGVRKAIATAMAKSAFTAPHVSVFVDVDATRTMEFVKRLKSSPDFAGIRVSPLLIAAKAAIWAIRRNPSVNSTFTDKEITVHHYVNLGIAAATPRGLVVPNIKDAHQLSLKELAQSLEQLTITARDGKSSPADMAGGTFTITNLGSFGMDTGTPILNPGEVGILVLGTIKQKPWVVDGEVRPRFVTTLGGSFDHRVVDGDVVSRFVADVASVLEEPALLLD
- a CDS encoding alpha-ketoacid dehydrogenase subunit beta; this translates as MAKALNLGLEKAMADDPHVILMGEDIGELGGVFRVTEGLKAKFGDKRVLDTPLAESGIVGTAIGMAMRGYRPVCEIQFDGFIFPGFDQITSQLAKLTYRHEGSQSFPVVIRVPYGGHIGAVEHHQESPEAYFAHTPGLRVVSPGSPHDAYWMIQEAIASNDPVLFFEPKSRYWPKGEVDLGSAGIPLHSSRVVREGSEVTVVGYGPTVSLLLQAADVAAEEGTSVEVVDLRSISPIDYAPLIASVQKTGRLVVAQEAPGFVSVGSEIAATIAERCFYNLEAPVLRVAGFDTPFPPAKLETVYLPDVDRVLEAVDRAMAY
- a CDS encoding thiamine pyrophosphate-dependent dehydrogenase E1 component subunit alpha, with product MAYTPATIQLLSAEGTIVKNDVTEQYLPLIEQLSDEQLQNFYRQMAVIRRFDVEAGNLQRQGQLALWIPSIGQEGAQVGSGYAARAQDHIFPAYREHVVARIRGVDPMRIIELLRGLSHGGWDPKDHGNFHLYTLVIGSQSLHATGYAMGIQFDGATATGDPEKDEAVVVYFGDGASSQGDVSEALVFAASYQTPQVFFLQNNRWAISVPVERQSRSPLYLRSSGFGIPGYQVDGNDVLASYAVTRASLDAARAGEGPRFIEALTYRIGAHTTSDDPTKYRDEKELEFWVANDPISRYELYLRSRGEGEAFFADVAQEGEDLAADARRRTTELGTPGNAKIFENVYSDPHPVMDAQSRWLEQYEASFEEGGE